The window TGCTGCAACTGGGGGGACTTGATGATCTTCCCCACCCCCAAATTGGCGCCGTAATTCTTGGACCCAAATCTTCATTTTCCCTCCACTCTCGTCCCTTCTCTGCACCACATCCCGTTAGTCTATAGCTACACTACTCTCCATGGTGTTTGCTTTACTGACCATAGAACGGCACTGTATTTTACGCCACTTCTTGAATGTCCTGTGCCTGATGTCACCAGTGGAACGTGGTGCACTCCTCTGCGGCATCACACCCACTTGAGCGGCATTGGTGAGGAAATGGTTTATAAAAGACGGCAATATAGAGCGATAATATCCGCTTACCGCATCACTCTCaaatgtttctttttccgtGAAAAGCATACTTCGTTATTCCCGTTGTCAGCTATCTCCTCGACACAACAGACTTTCTTACCATACGCATTGACACCAAACGACATTATGCGAGCTCAGGTTCTCGAAGCCTTCAACACACCTTATGTCCTCAAGGATGTGAAAAAGCCAGATGCCCCGACAGGCCAAGACTTGCTGGTCCAGGTTCAGGCGGCTTCATATTGCCACACTGATGCAGTCTTCGCGTCTGGCGCCATGTGGCAAGACCTCCCTCGCGTCGGATCACACGAGTTTGCAGGCGTCATTGTGGCTatgggagatgatgtttcCAAAGACCTTGGACTGTCTGTAGGAACTCCAGTCGGAGTTCCTGGCCGTGCATTCCATCCTTGCGGTTCTTGCTACGAATGCCGTGTCAACGACGGTGACCCCCATGGATATGGCGTGTACTGCACCAAAGCCGGCAACCTCGGCCTCTCACGGGATGGCGGTTTTCAAGAGTTTTGCATCGTGGATTCCCGCCAGGTTGCGCCGATGCCAAAAAACATGACTGCCGTGGATACGGCGCCACTCATGTGTGCGGGCCTTACTATCTGGAATTCTCTCCAGGCAGCCCGTGTTACGTTGAAAGAGGGAGGCGGCGACGGCCTCACAGTTGCCATCTCTGGGGCCGGTGGTGGACTTGGTCATCTGGGCGTACAATTTGCTGTCAAGCTGGGTTGCCGAGTTGTAGCGATTGATGCCAGCGACGGCGCGCTCGAATTGCTTCGCCAGGTTGTTGATTCGCTAGGTCCATTGTCACACAAAGTTTCCATCGTGGATGCCCGTACACAAACCCCTGAGGATGTCCGCATAGAGACATGTGGCAAGCCAGAGAACGACCTGCCCGGTGAAAAGGGCGTCGATGCTCTCTTAGTTCTCCCAGAGGCTCAGCAGGCTCTGACATATGGAATGAAGTTGATCAAAGACCACGGTATTTGCGTTACTGTCTCTTTTCCCAAAGAGGGATTCCTGATACAGCCTCGTGATCTGGTCTTCCGCCATATTGAGATGAAAGGTGTTCTGGTTGGCCGAAATCATCAACTTAGAGAGATGCTCAATTTCGCGGCGAAGAAAGATGTTCGCGCAAAGACTAGGACGTACAAACTAGAGGACCTCAACCAACTGGTGACTGACTATCATAACGGCGTCAATGGTAAACTTGTTGTGGATATGACGAAATAAGAGAGGGAAAATCCGCGGTGTATGTTAGTGGCACTAGATGAAGCCTTGGTAGAGGTTCTCAGTAAAGCAATTACAGACATTTACTAGATCCCATTACAAAAAGTGTCGCTTAATAATTCAGCTTAAGATTATTCTCTATATGACCTCAAAGACATAGATGGTAGTGAGTATGGTAGATAGCAACTCTCTGGTGTGAGAGAGTATATCGCTGTTGTAGCTAACCCAGTATTCGCTGTAGATGTATTTTGGCTAAGAATTCGTCGGCATCCCGAATCGAGCGGTATATTTCCACTTCTATCAGCTAATGAACTACGTGATACACGTGCTGATGAGAATTAAATGATAATAGCTAGCAAGCGAGTAATTGTATAAAGCGTGAAGTGTAGGTAGTTCGACATATCGCATTTGTTAATGCCTAGGTACAGCTAGGTAATGTCAGTCCTAGTATAGTAGTGCGAGACTCACCCCAATTCGGGGGTCAGTCGTTGATTTAGAGACTAGAGATCACAAAGCAAGCCTCGTAATCTTCGCCACATTTTACAAAGGCATGGGGCCGTCTTCACCCCCACAACACAATTACACAGCTATTGTACGGTTTGCTTGATCCTACTAAGCCGCCTCAATACTGATCCAAGACTCTTTACCAAGCGGCTCAAGTTAGATCATTTACAAGTTGACGGCGCGTGGCAAATGCATACAAGTCAAAGTCGCAGGTTCTGACTACCCCACCGTACAATTGTGCATTAGTGCCACACATCAAACTGACCGCTGCTACACCCACCGACAAAGGGTTACACGAGTACAGTGTTCGTTAGGAAATGGGTTTCAGTGAAGCATAATATCCAATTTAAGAGTATTACAGTAGCTTGCTTGCCATGTGTCTGTTCCGTACAATCTCactataataatttttttgGTGCCACCCAAGGTACTTTTATACCATTTTGTCATTACTTGAGCAACGATCAGTCTTGCACGACTACCGAAacatataaaaaaaacctctTCTCGTATCGCAAGAGGAGGTTTCGAAAAGGTGAACACTTCCGTCAAATGGACATCTATAGCCAAATGATTAAAATTTCCGATTATAGACGTAAAGGCTTCCAGCCTTCCGCTCAGAGCCCAGACATCGCCTCCATAATGGGCAGATCCAGCATTACCCAGAACAGTACATCCAGTGTCACAAAGGCTAAAGTTGGTAATGGGAGAACGTCAAATAACCGAGGAAGCTATGCACAAAGGGCCATACCTGAGTTCAAGAGTACGTTGTGTACTACCACATCGGAAAGAACCAAGACTGAAACATGTGAAAACATGAACCCTTTACTCGAGGAGCTTCTTAAAGTCGATGATGAATTAAGAACGTGGCTGGAGTATACCGGATACTTTGATCCTAAAAATCGCAAGAAAATGTTAGATAAAGCTAAAACACGGAGAGAATTTGACCAGAGACGGGCAGAGTTTCTCGCCCAAGTCCAGTCGGCCACTATCCATGCATTACCATCTCCTATGTCTTTAGTCCAACAAGAATTGCCACCTCTTCGTTATAGACGATCAAGAAGATTTTCAGGAGCGACATCTCGACCACGGAGGGCAATTCGGGCGGACAattgatggagttgatgatgactgATCTATCTTCATATCCGGAAGCGGAATGCGAGAAGCAGGGGGCACAGATGTCTGGTTTAATGCCGCTTACAAGGTAGTCTTTTAATCTCAGGAATGGGTAGTACTATTATAATACTCAATAGCCGAGAATTCATCGTCTATATTCCGTCACAGAGACGATTTCAGTTGCCTGATATCAGTTACCTCTACAAGATTTAGATGAACTCGTCATTCCCTAATACTAATCTACATGACTTCTCCAGAATGGGCAAATTAAATCTCTATTTGTCGCCGCTTGGAATACGGTAATCATATTTGGCGGTTGAGCGTCCTCTAATTTGGCGCCAGTAGGAGCTCACGCCAAGCAGGCAACATCGTGTTAGGGTTTTGGTAATAGTAGTGGAAAAGTAGCCCGAGgacaatgaagaaaaatGCCGGTATGGTATGTCGACGTGATCTAAAGCCCGCTAAGCCGCCAATATTTTCTCGGGATGATGTTTCCTCCGTGTCATTGGCCTGCAGAATTTGTAACATTTAGTCCAGAACTCCCAAATACAGAGTCACGATAACCAACCTTGCCCTCGACTACACCAATtttgagcttcttcaataTGGACCTCGCCTCTTCACTGTGGCCGGCGTCCTCAAAAAGTTCTGTAACATCCCCCCCTCCTTGGTCCAAAAGAAATTCTGGGCCACCTCTACCGGTCTTGGTTAGCATATGGAAAACTAGATATGAGTGATTGGTTATATGCTTACGGATGCTCATGCTGAAATTTTGTGACATCGTACACGCTACCCCGAACGACGATAAATAGATCCTCAGTTTTGTTGTGATGCTGGAGTTCACTCCATGTGTAAGTTTTCGACATTTTCAGTGAATGCAGATGGCCGAAGAAAGCAATGTCTTGAGTGATATTACAAACTTACGGTACTTCTTTGACGAATAGAGATATCGTAATAATGATTCTTTTTAACATCCCAAGCCGTAGCTTAGTTGCAACACCTACCCCATGTCTCCAAATCTCATCCTGCCCCTTCTACTCAGTGGACCAGTGATCGCAGAGAGGCTTCCCCCACCCCCACACAATGGCTCCAAACAAACTTCCCGTCTTTACCCAGAAATATAGCGTCACTCTACTTGGCGCGGGCGACAAATTGCGGAGCTCTACTTTTCGCATTGTTCCAACTCTGATTTATATTTATGGTACGAAGGATGGGAACTGCTTGGGCTATCTCTAAGCATGCGACAAGTTATATTAGAGGTGTGCCTTCTGGTATCACGGTTCTATCTTAGAGTACACAACTTTTTGCATCCAATTTAAAGCACAATAATGGCTAGCAACATGCAGTCATACCACCGTAGGCATAGATACAGATTTGACGTCAATTTGACGTTAAGAAGATGACGCTACTTGGGCATCAGGATGCATACATCCACCACATCATATATATAAATGAGCGATCGTCAGTCTCGCAGTGCTACTGTCAGAATATTTTTTGAGATGGAATATTCGTCATGTGGTCTCTCAAGCAGCGTCGTCAAATTAAAAAGGACATACTTCGGGAGCTgaaccaaaaagaagaatcgcGATCGCAATCACTCTCGAACGGACGTACCGACCCAGAGGCGAATCAATCTCTGCAGTCATGTCATGGAGAAAGATCATCACTTCATGATGGAGAACCCTTTCAACATGTGAACTGGGACCGAAAGATCTCATCAAATGGGCAATTCTTAGTCACATGTGGACCTGAAGATACGCTCAATCCACAAAACTGGCCGCTTATTTCAAGATGTAAAAATCTTTTTATATTGGCATTTCTCATATTTACCCAAGGCTGGGCAGGCGGTTCCCAATCAATGGAGAATTCAGTAGCAAGTTCAACGTTTCATGTGAGCCAGACTACTGAAAATTTAGATACCGCGATGTATCTGTTTGGAGTTGGAACGGGCGCTCCATTTGCGGGACCATTGTCCGAGACAGTTGGAAGAAATCCTGTATATTTATTGGCTACGTTTTGCTACCTATTTTTCGTCTTGGGATCCGCGAAAGCAACCACATTTGGTGGACGTATTACCTGCCGTTATTTTGTTGGCTTGTTCGCCAGCGCTACCTTGTCCATCAATGGATCCAGTGTCAGGGATCAGTTCAGAGATGTCAAGAGAGCCTTTGTCTTTCCAATTATAGCTTGGGTTAATGTAATAGGTGAGCGGCATGATTCCTCTACAATGCCACCCatagatgttgatgatgctgacgaTTCTGAGACAGGCCCTGTTACTGCACCGGTAGCAAGTGGTTGGCTCGTTTCTAGTCCTAGATTGGGTTGGCATTGGCCCGATTGGATCACTTTAATAATCTCCGGTGTCGCGTTCTCATTTGCACTTCTGTTTCTTCCGGAAACATACATGCCGCTGCTTTTGGATTGGAGGGCGAAAGAATACCGGCGTTTGACTGGCGATAATAGGTTTACCTCCGAGCACGCTACATCAGCAAATTTCCTGGGGCGCCTAAAACACAATGTTACACTTGGTATCACATTTTTCCGAACAGAAATTATTGTAACAGTACTAGGCTTCTACCTTCTACTCTTATACACGCTTCTTTTCACTTCCCTGTCGGGATTcgatttcatcttcaaggacaCATATGGGCTCTCTACTGGCCTTACCGGTAGTTGCTTCGCCTCTATTGCAGTAGGGTCGACGCTTTTCACATTCAGCGCACCAGGCTTATACAGCTGGGCTCGCAGAGTTACAGAACATGTGCATGGAGCAGCCGTTGAACCCGAGTTTCGACTATGGCCTGCGATCGTTACGTCGCCCATGTTGCCCCTATGTCTTTTCTGGCTCGGATGGACCAACTACCCTCAAATTCCTATATGGTGCGGGTTGTGTGCTTGTTTGGTATTCGGTATTGTCTTAACTGCATTTTATGTGAGCAGTTATGAATACATAATAGATAGCTACGGTGATCATTCAGCTATCGCTCTTGCGAGTGTTACATCCGTACGGTACTTGGCTGCAGGTGGAATGGTAATGGCTACGCGCCCAATGTACACGGCCATTGGTGTCCATTGGACAATGACACTCTTGGGTTGTGTTGCGGCTATTCTTAGCCCTGCGCCGTTACTGTTCTGGTTCTATGGACCCAAGCTCAGATTAAACAGTAAATATGCGAAGAATCCACAACAAGGAGGATAAGAGTCACTTTATAGCAATCAAGTTTTGAATTACAGGATTATTGGATAGTTAACGCAATGTCTATTCGTGCAGAACTATGAGATTGTTACTCTATAGAGTATTATAGGCTGCAGTCAAGCACCAGACTCCTATCCTCCTCAAACAACAGGTACCTTTCTGGCTTAATGCCACTCAGATTTTGTTTTATCAGGCGGCTTGCGTTAGATATCTGCCTGATCGAAGTTGCGGATAAAGTCATAGTAAAACTTTACCATATTCACATGCTCGCTCATTAAGAGCTTTTCATTAACGCCATGGATGTTACCGAAAGATTTC of the Trichoderma breve strain T069 chromosome 4, whole genome shotgun sequence genome contains:
- a CDS encoding alcohol dehydrogenase groES-like domain-containing protein, translating into MRAQVLEAFNTPYVLKDVKKPDAPTGQDLLVQVQAASYCHTDAVFASGAMWQDLPRVGSHEFAGVIVAMGDDVSKDLGLSVGTPVGVPGRAFHPCGSCYECRVNDGDPHGYGVYCTKAGNLGLSRDGGFQEFCIVDSRQVAPMPKNMTAVDTAPLMCAGLTIWNSLQAARVTLKEGGGDGLTVAISGAGGGLGHLGVQFAVKLGCRVVAIDASDGALELLRQVVDSLGPLSHKVSIVDARTQTPEDVRIETCGKPENDLPGEKGVDALLVLPEAQQALTYGMKLIKDHGICVTVSFPKEGFLIQPRDLVFRHIEMKGVLVGRNHQLREMLNFAAKKDVRAKTRTYKLEDLNQLVTDYHNGVNGKLVVDMTK
- a CDS encoding cytochrome b5-like heme/Steroid binding domain-containing protein — protein: MSKTYTWSELQHHNKTEDLFIVVRGSVYDVTKFQHEHPGGPEFLLDQGGGDVTELFEDAGHSEEARSILKKLKIGVVEGKANDTEETSSRENIGGLAGFRSRRHTIPAFFFIVLGLLFHYYYQNPNTMLPAWRELLLAPN